The genomic region CCAATGAATGAATACTGAACCTTCGCAGAAATTCTTCCGTTGTTCCAAAAAGAATTGGTTTTCCCGGAGCATCCATTCGTCCTCTTTCTGATACAAGATTATATTCTACCAGTTTATTTACCGCATGATCTGACTTCACACCACGTATCTTTTCAATCTCAAGCTTTGTAACTGGCTGCTTATAGGCAATGATCGATAGTGTCTCAAGTAAAACATCCGTAAGGACATGCTTCTTCGGCTGCGATGCCACACGGATCAAATATTCATACATCTCCGTCTTCGTACACATCTGATACGCACCGTCCAATTCTATGATGCGGACGCCTCTGTCTTCCGCCACATATTTATCCATCATTTTATGTATTACTTTACGCGTAGTTTCTTCATCCTGTTCCAGCGCTCTTGCGATCTTTCCGATCTCTACAGAATCCCCCATTGTAAAAAGAATCGCCTCGATGATCCCTTCCATCTGTTTTATTTTTAACTTTGCCATGTTATCTTCCTTATACTTCTTCAACTTTTGATGTAATCATAATCTCATCAAATGGCTGATCCTGCTCTATAAAGATCACGCCTTCCTT from Dorea longicatena harbors:
- the scpB gene encoding SMC-Scp complex subunit ScpB, with the protein product MAKLKIKQMEGIIEAILFTMGDSVEIGKIARALEQDEETTRKVIHKMMDKYVAEDRGVRIIELDGAYQMCTKTEMYEYLIRVASQPKKHVLTDVLLETLSIIAYKQPVTKLEIEKIRGVKSDHAVNKLVEYNLVSERGRMDAPGKPILFGTTEEFLRRFSIHSLDDLPSPNPEQVETFKEEAEEEVQLKLDI